TTATAAAAAAGAAAATCCTATTTATAAGGATTTTTCTTTGGAGTTAAACAAGGGTGAATTAGTTACAATATTTGGTAAAAGTGGTAGTGGAAAAACAACACTTTTTGAATTGATTTGTGGAAATTTAAAACCAATAACTGGAACAATAAAAAAATCAAATATTGCAATGATTTTTCAAGACCCATTTAACTCTTTTCATCCAACATATTCAATACTTGAACAAATAAAAGATGTCGTTAGAAAAGATTTTGAAGAAGAAATGAACGAACTTTTACCAAAACTTAGTTTAGAGAAAGAGATTTTAGAGAAAAAAACATATCAATTAAGCGGAGGTCAACTTCAAAGATGTTCTATTTTAAGAGCACTTTTAATGAAACCTGACTTACTTTTAGTTGATGAGCCAACATCAGCTTTGGATAATATAATAGCATATGATGTAATGAAATTATTAATTACACTTTTGGATAAATGTGCTATTTTACTAATAACACACGATGTAGATATGGCTTCGTGGTGTAGTGATAAAATTATAAGGTTAGAAGAGAATGCAAGAAAATAAAAAAGCTTTAGTATTACTAAATATGGGTGGGGCTAGAAATAAGGCTGAATTAAAAATGTTTTTAACAAATATGTTTAATGACAAAAATATTTTAACTATAAAGAATCCATTAATAAGAAAAATGATTGCATATTTTATAGTTACAAAACGATTGGATAGTGCATGGGAGAATTATGAACATATAGGAAATTCGTCACCTATTAATCCATTAACTGAAAAGTTAGTAGAAAAATGTAATGAAAAAATTGAAGAGTTTAAAACTTATCAAGTGATGCGATATACGCCACCTTTTGCACAAGATGTGATAAAACAGATGTTAGATGATGGAATAAATGAAATAGTATTATTGCCTTTATATCCTCAATATTCAACAACAACTACAAAATCATCGGTTGAAGATTTTATAGATTATTTACCTTATACTTTTGGTAAAAACATAAGATATATAGAAACATTTTATAAAAATGATAAATTTAATGAATGTATTATAAATGAGATTATTTCAAATGTGGAAGAGCCAAGTGAATATAATCTGATTTTTTCAGCACATGGACTTCCTCAAAAAATAGTTGATGCTGGTGATCCTTATGAAATTCAGATGAATGAACATGTAAAAATTTTAAGTGAAAAATTAAAAGAAAAAAATATAAATTTTAAATCTGTAAATTTAGCATATCAATCAAAAGTTGGACCTCTAAAATGGTTAGAACCGTCACTTGAAGATATGTTAAAAAACTTTAAAGAGCAAAAGGTAATAATTTATCCAATTGCATTTATAGTAGATAATTCTGAAACAGACTTTGAATTAGATATTGAATATAGAGAAATTGCACATGAAATGGGAATTAATGAATATAAAGTATGTCGTTGTGTAAATGATAGTGATGAATTTGTTGAAGCAATAAAGGATATTATTAAAAACTAAGGAGTTAAGATGGAAAATCAGGTTTTATTGGATATCGCAAAAAAATCTATTGAAAAGAAGTTTGATTCAAATATAAAGATTGATAAAACAAAACTTTTAACTGATTTTCCAGAATTAAAAGAAAATGGTGCAACTTTTGTTACTTTGACTCTTGATGGGCAACTAAGAGGTTGTATTGGAAGTTTACAAGCTTATAGACCACTTTTGGATGATTTGATTTCAAATGCCTTTGCAGCTGCTTTTGAAGACCCAAGATTTTATGAATTAACGCCCTTAGAGTTTAAAA
The genomic region above belongs to Arcobacter ellisii and contains:
- a CDS encoding ATP-binding cassette domain-containing protein translates to MNKKSVLNINNLTFYYKKENPIYKDFSLELNKGELVTIFGKSGSGKTTLFELICGNLKPITGTIKKSNIAMIFQDPFNSFHPTYSILEQIKDVVRKDFEEEMNELLPKLSLEKEILEKKTYQLSGGQLQRCSILRALLMKPDLLLVDEPTSALDNIIAYDVMKLLITLLDKCAILLITHDVDMASWCSDKIIRLEENARK
- the hemH gene encoding ferrochelatase, which encodes MQENKKALVLLNMGGARNKAELKMFLTNMFNDKNILTIKNPLIRKMIAYFIVTKRLDSAWENYEHIGNSSPINPLTEKLVEKCNEKIEEFKTYQVMRYTPPFAQDVIKQMLDDGINEIVLLPLYPQYSTTTTKSSVEDFIDYLPYTFGKNIRYIETFYKNDKFNECIINEIISNVEEPSEYNLIFSAHGLPQKIVDAGDPYEIQMNEHVKILSEKLKEKNINFKSVNLAYQSKVGPLKWLEPSLEDMLKNFKEQKVIIYPIAFIVDNSETDFELDIEYREIAHEMGINEYKVCRCVNDSDEFVEAIKDIIKN
- the amrA gene encoding AmmeMemoRadiSam system protein A, which encodes MENQVLLDIAKKSIEKKFDSNIKIDKTKLLTDFPELKENGATFVTLTLDGQLRGCIGSLQAYRPLLDDLISNAFAAAFEDPRFYELTPLEFKKVNIEISILTTPVEVLYSDLEDLKSKIKPNIHGVILQKDGRRSTFLPQVWEQLPSFKEFFAHLCYKGSFEVNCLEFHPQIFTYEVKKIK